The Helianthus annuus cultivar XRQ/B chromosome 16, HanXRQr2.0-SUNRISE, whole genome shotgun sequence genome includes a window with the following:
- the LOC110917419 gene encoding pentatricopeptide repeat-containing protein At5g04780, mitochondrial: protein MSYSVASLSAILRNCIPRTVSTHAKQTHVQILIHGLSHDVTLQTDLLLAYSRGILLNARQVFDRMPERNMHSWNIMISAYVQNSMYHDALSVFHEFLDSGMKPDHYSLPPLLKACAGIGDVLLGVMLHGMVVKLGFENHVVVGSSVLDFYSKCGSLNDARVVFEGLLWKDSVVWNSMISGLAKGGLHMEALSCFRNMLGSKTKIDAMTVPTLLSVCGKLGDITKGKEIHGQVLKNTVWYNDIAICNSLIDLYSKCGCLRDAEKIFCSMKNLNLVTWTTMISCYGVHGKGDKALNLFEKMKDSGFKPNSVTLTAILASCSHSGFVNQGQNIFNSIRSSYGFEPSVEHYACLVDLLSRLGCFEDALRLINSMKRVKMVPSASIWGALLAGSLVHRNVETGEMAARHLFEIEPKNASNYIALCSIYDSRGMWKDASRVRLKIRRLRLDKTPGCSWISIGGEIHTFYQGNLSFSFDRKTREMLEGVIRIPLLVHSELQLSLLF from the coding sequence ATGTCATATAGTGTGGCCAGCTTGAGTGCTATTCTTCGAAACTGCATTCCTCGTACTGTATCCACTCACGCTAAACAAACCCATGTGCAAATACTCATTCACGGATTGAGTCACGATGTCACGCTTCAAACAGATCTTTTACTAGCTTATTCTAGAGGCATTCTATTGAATGCCCGCCAGGTGTTCGACAGAATGCCTGAACGAAACATGCACTCTTGGAACATTATGATTTCAGCCTACGTTCAGAACTCTATGTACCATGATGCTCTTAGTGTCTTTCATGAGTTTTTGGACTCGGGTATGAAGCCGGACCACTACTCGTTGCCTCCGTTACTTAAGGCGTGTGCAGGAATTGGTGATGTTTTGCTTGGTGTAATGTTGCATGGTATGGTAGTTAAACTTGGTTTTGAAAATCATGTTGTGGTAGGAAGCTCGGTTCTGGATTTTTATTCGAAGTGTGGGAGCTTAAACGATGCAAGAGTGGTTTTCGAGGGGTTGTTATGGAAAGATTCGGTTGTGTGGAATTCGATGATTTCCGGGCTTGCTAAGGGTGGTTTGCATATGGAGGCTTTGAGTTgttttagaaacatgcttggaaGCAAAACGAAGATTGACGCGATGACAGTCCCGACGCTTTTAAGTGTTTGTGGGAAGCTAGGAGATATTACAAAAGGGAAAGAAATACACGGGCAAGTATTAAAGAACACTGTGTGGTATAACGATATCGCTATCTGTAACTCGCTTATCGACTTGTATTCAAAGTGTGGGTGCTTGCGTGATGCCGAAAAGATCTTTTGTAGCATGAAAAATCTCAACTTGGTGACATGGACAACGATGATATCCTGCTACGGAGTCCATGGTAAGGGTGATAAAGCGTTAAATTTGTTCGAAAAAATGAAAGACTCGGGATTCAAACCGAACAGTGTCACACTCACTGCAATCCTAGCTAGTTGTAGCCACTCGGGCTTTGTAAACCAAGGCCAAAACATTTTCAACTCAATAAGATCATCGTACGGCTTTGAACCTAGTGTGGAGCATTACGCTTGTTTGGTGGATCTCTTAAGTCGTTTGGGATGCTTTGAAGACGCGTTAAGGTTGATAAACAGTATGAAAAGGGTTAAAATGGTCCCGTCGGCTAGCATATGGGGTGCGCTTCTTGCTGGTTCTTTGGTGCATAGAAATGTTGAGACTGGTGAGATGGCAGCCCGTCATCTCTTTGAAATAGAACCTAAAAACGCTAGTAATTATATTGCTTTGTGTAGCATATATGATTCTCGAGGCATGTGGAAGGATGcttctcgggttagattgaaaatTAGAAGATTGAGGTTGGATAAAACTCCGGGTTGTAGTTGGATTTCGATCGGTGGAGAAATTCACACTTTTTATCAAGGAAACTTGAGTTTTTCTTTTGATCGAAAGACTCGTGAAATGCTTGAAGGGGTTATCAGAATTCCCCTTTTGGTTCATTCAGAATTACAATTATCTTTGTTATTCTAA